The uncultured Eubacteriales bacterium region AGTCGTCCTCGTACTTCTCCCGCATATCGCGGTATTCCTTCTCAGAGAGGATCTGGTTCTTTGCCAGAGGGGAGAAACCGGGGTCAGTGACGATATAGCTTGCGAAGTAGAGCACCTTCTCCAGGATGCGGGGGCTGATGTCCAGCAGCAGACCCATGCGGGAGGGGATGCCCTTGAAATACCAGATGTGGCTCACCGGAGCGGCCAGTTCGATGTGGCCCATGCGCTCACGGCGCACCTTGGCCCGGGTGACCTCCACGCCGCAGCGGTCGCAGATCTTCCCCTTATAGCGGATCTTCTTATACTTGCCGCAGTGGCACTCCCAGTCCTTAGTAGGCCCAAAAATGCGCTCACAGAACAGTCCGTCACGCTCGGGCTTGAGGGTACGGTAGTTGATGGTCTCGGGCTTTTTGACCTCGCCGTGGGACCACTCACGGATCTGCTCCGGGGAGGCGATACCGATGCGGATGGCGTCAAATTCAGCGTAACTCATATATTCTCGTCCTCCCTTTCCTTAGTCCAAATCCAAGTCCAGCTCGTCTACGTCGTCCTCGTCACTGAACTCGTCCTCGCCATCGACGTCGGAGGCCAGGAGATCGTCGTCGTCGCTGCCCTCTTTGAGGGTATAGCCCGCGGCAGAGAATTCGCTCTCGCCGGGGGCGTCCACGGCGTAATCGTCGTCCCGGATACGGTCGGGCTGGAAATTGTCCTCGTCCTCGTCCTTGAGCTCGATCTCGGCGCCGACGGCGTCGAGCACCTTGATGTCAAGGCACAGGGACTGCAGCTCCTTCACCAGCACCTTGAAGGACTCGGGCACGCCGGGCTTAGGCACATTATGGCCCTTGACGATGGCCTCGTAGGTGCGCACGCGCCCCGTCACGTCGTCGGACTTGACGGTCAGAATTTCCTGGAGGGTATAGGCCGCGCCATAGGCCTCCAGAGCCCAAACCTCCATCTCACCGAAACGCTGGCCGCCGAATTGGGCCTTGCCGCCCAAGGGCTGCTGGGTAACCAGGGAATACGGTCCGGTGGAGCGGGCGTGGATCTTGTCGTCCACCAGATGGTGGAGCTTGAGGAAATAGACGTAGCCCACGGTGACGCGGTTGTCGAACCGCTCGCCGGTGCGCCCGTCGTAAAGCCAGCTCTTGCCGTCCTTTTCGTACCCGGCAAGCTCGAGGGTGGCCTCGATCTCGGGCTCGTTGGCGCCGTTGAAGATGGGGGTGGCCACCTTCCAGCCCAGGGCCTTAGCGGCATAGCCAAGGTGGACCTCCAGCACCTGCCCGATGTTCATACGCGAGGGCACGCCCAAGGGGTTCAGCACAATGTCCAGCGGGGTACCGTCGGGCAGGAATGGCATATCCTCCTGAGGCAGAATGCGGGACACGACGCCCTTGTTGCCGTGGCGGCCGGCCATCTTGTCGCCCACACTGATCTTACGTTTCTGGGCGATGTAGACCCTTACCACCATGTTCACGCCGGGCCCAAGCTCGTCGCCATTCTCGCGGGTAAAAACCTTCACGTCCACAATGATGCCGCTCTCGCCGTGGGGCACCTTCAGGGAGGTATCGCGGACCTCGCGGGCCTTCTCACCGAAGATGGCGCGAAGGAGGCGTTCCTCGGCGGTCAAATCGGTCTCGCCCTTGGGAGTGACCTTGCCCACCAGAATGTCGCCGGAGCGGACCTCGGCACCCACGCGGATAATGCCCCGCTCATCGAGGTCCTTCAGGGCGTCCTCGCCCACATTGGGGATGTCTCGGGTGATCTCCTCTGGGCCCAGCTTGGTGTCGCGAGCCTCGGTCTCGTACTCCTCGATGTGGATAGAAGTAAAGACGTCGTCTTTTACCATGCGCTCGTTAAGGAGGATGGCGTCCTCGTAGTTATAGCCCTCCCAGGTCATAAAGCCCATGAGAATGTTCTTGCCCAGTGCTACCTCGCCGTTCTGGGTGGAGGGGCCGTCGGCTATGACCTCGCCCTTGGTCACCTTCTGGCCCACGGTGACGATGGGCCGCTGATTGATACAGGTGCCATGGTTGGAGCGGAGAAATTTGGTAAGCTTATGATCCGCCACGCGCCCATCACTGTAGCGCACAGAGATATAGTCGGCGCTTACGCGCTTGATCTCGCCATCGTCCTCAGCGAGGATAGCAACCTCGGAGTCGATGCAGTTTTTATGCTCCTGGCCGGTAGCTACGATGGGAGCCTCGGTGGTCAGGAGAGGCACGGCCTGGCGCTGCATGTTGGCGCCCATCAGGGCGCGGTTTGCGTCGTCGTTCTCCAGGAAGGGGATCATAGCGGTGGCGATGGACACCATCATCTTGGGAGACACATCGATGTAGTCCACGTTCTCCCGATCCACCTCGATAATCTCATTGCGGTGGCGGCAGGTGATACGGTCGCGCACGAGATGGTTATTCCCGTCTACCGGCTCGGTAGCCTGGGCGATAATATACTCGTCCTCGATGTCGGCGGTCATATACTCGATCTCGCCAGTGAGGCAGCCTGTCTTGCGGTCCACCTTGCGGTAGGGCGCCTCAATAAAACCGTAGCGGTTCACCCGGGCATAGGAGGCCATGTAGGAAATCAGGCCGATGTTGGGTCCTTCAGGAGTCTCGATGGGGCACAGGCGGCCATAATGGCTGTAGTGCACATCGCGGACGTCGAAGGAGGCGCGGTCACGGCTCAGGCCGCCGGGGCCCAGGGCCGACATACGGCGCTTGTGCGTCAGCTCCGCCAGAGGGTTGGTCTGGTCCATGAACTGGCTCAGGGGGGAGGAGCCGAAGAATTCCTTGATGGAGGCGGTGACGGGGCGGATATTGATGAGGCTCTGGGGCGTGACAATGTCCAGGTCCTGAATGGTCATACGCTCACGGATGACGCGCTCCATACGGCTAAAGCCGATGCGGAACTGGTTCTGCAGCAGCTCTCCCACGCAGCGCAGGCGGCGGTTGCCCAGGTGGTCGATATCGTCGGCAAGGCCGATGCCATAGGCAAGACCGTTGAGGTAGTTAATGGAGGAGAGCATATCGTCCACAGTGATGTGCTTGGGGATGAGGTCGTCCACCCGGTCCTGAAGCGCCTCTTTCAGGCCGGCCTCGTCTCCGGCGTACTGCTCCA contains the following coding sequences:
- the rpoB gene encoding DNA-directed RNA polymerase subunit beta — encoded protein: MMVKDVYYGKTLRKSYARHEEILEMPNLLEVQKSSYRWFLDKGLREVFKDVASITDYAGNLELSFIDYSMDEPPKYSVEECKARDATYAAPIKVRVRLRNKETEEIKEQEIFMGDFPLMTRAGTFVINGAERVIVSQIVRSPGIYYARNEDKAGGVTFATTVIPYRGAWLEYETDLSDLFYVRIDKNRKLPITSFIRAVGPRTDAEILEIFGEDPRIVATLEKDTCKTYEEALLEVYRKLRPGEPPTVDSAENLLNALFFDPRRYDLSTVGRYKFNKKLALWHRLTGHKLALPVADPMTGELIAEEGEVLSRERARELDSRGVNQVSLLAEDRVVKVFSNGMVDMRPFVSFDPEECGITERVRFDLLRELLEQYAGDEAGLKEALQDRVDDLIPKHITVDDMLSSINYLNGLAYGIGLADDIDHLGNRRLRCVGELLQNQFRIGFSRMERVIRERMTIQDLDIVTPQSLINIRPVTASIKEFFGSSPLSQFMDQTNPLAELTHKRRMSALGPGGLSRDRASFDVRDVHYSHYGRLCPIETPEGPNIGLISYMASYARVNRYGFIEAPYRKVDRKTGCLTGEIEYMTADIEDEYIIAQATEPVDGNNHLVRDRITCRHRNEIIEVDRENVDYIDVSPKMMVSIATAMIPFLENDDANRALMGANMQRQAVPLLTTEAPIVATGQEHKNCIDSEVAILAEDDGEIKRVSADYISVRYSDGRVADHKLTKFLRSNHGTCINQRPIVTVGQKVTKGEVIADGPSTQNGEVALGKNILMGFMTWEGYNYEDAILLNERMVKDDVFTSIHIEEYETEARDTKLGPEEITRDIPNVGEDALKDLDERGIIRVGAEVRSGDILVGKVTPKGETDLTAEERLLRAIFGEKAREVRDTSLKVPHGESGIIVDVKVFTRENGDELGPGVNMVVRVYIAQKRKISVGDKMAGRHGNKGVVSRILPQEDMPFLPDGTPLDIVLNPLGVPSRMNIGQVLEVHLGYAAKALGWKVATPIFNGANEPEIEATLELAGYEKDGKSWLYDGRTGERFDNRVTVGYVYFLKLHHLVDDKIHARSTGPYSLVTQQPLGGKAQFGGQRFGEMEVWALEAYGAAYTLQEILTVKSDDVTGRVRTYEAIVKGHNVPKPGVPESFKVLVKELQSLCLDIKVLDAVGAEIELKDEDEDNFQPDRIRDDDYAVDAPGESEFSAAGYTLKEGSDDDDLLASDVDGEDEFSDEDDVDELDLDLD